One region of Streptomyces sp. CG4 genomic DNA includes:
- a CDS encoding NAD-dependent epimerase/dehydratase family protein yields MKILVIGATGYAGSRVCAALSREGHAVLGLTRDTASRAARALELAEVTPVAGDFAKPDTWRGHLDGADAVVHLLMDMADPYGGDQRLFAELTTAQERYGRRGHLVYTTGISSYGRTGSSLMDENTPGNPDSPLSFRFRLEQELAASGLPHTIVRPGFLYGGAATTSMTGQWFAAAEAGKPVFYGDTGKRWSWVHVEDLADAYVRILDNPAAVNGETFVIADEQRLRALDVQTAAVRAAGHAGEIALAPVEDGGMMQTAADQDELVTSAKVRRVLGWRPSHASITDAIDLHYYRAWKAAQPNG; encoded by the coding sequence ATGAAGATCCTCGTCATCGGCGCCACCGGGTATGCCGGGTCCCGCGTCTGTGCCGCCCTCTCGCGAGAGGGCCACGCCGTCCTCGGGCTGACCCGCGACACTGCCTCGCGTGCCGCCCGGGCGCTGGAGTTGGCCGAAGTCACGCCCGTCGCAGGGGACTTCGCCAAGCCTGACACCTGGCGCGGTCACCTGGACGGTGCGGACGCGGTCGTACACCTGCTCATGGACATGGCCGACCCCTACGGTGGCGATCAGCGCCTGTTCGCCGAGCTGACGACCGCACAGGAGCGCTACGGGCGGCGCGGCCACCTGGTGTACACCACCGGCATCTCCTCCTACGGCCGCACCGGCTCGTCCCTGATGGACGAGAACACTCCCGGCAACCCCGACAGCCCCCTCAGCTTCCGCTTCCGGCTGGAGCAGGAACTTGCCGCTAGCGGCCTGCCCCACACCATCGTGCGGCCCGGCTTCCTGTACGGCGGCGCCGCCACGACCTCGATGACCGGCCAGTGGTTCGCTGCGGCCGAGGCCGGCAAGCCCGTCTTCTACGGCGACACCGGCAAGCGCTGGAGCTGGGTCCACGTCGAGGACCTCGCCGACGCGTACGTCCGCATCCTCGACAACCCAGCCGCCGTCAACGGCGAGACCTTCGTCATCGCCGACGAGCAGCGCCTGCGCGCCCTGGACGTCCAGACCGCGGCCGTCCGCGCCGCCGGCCACGCCGGCGAGATCGCCCTGGCCCCCGTAGAGGACGGCGGCATGATGCAGACGGCCGCCGACCAAGACGAGCTTGTCACCAGTGCCAAGGTACGCCGCGTGCTCGGCTGGCGCCCCAGCCACGCCTCCATCACCGACGCGATCGATCTCCACTACTACCGCGCTTGGAAGGCCGCGCAGCCAAACGGCTGA
- a CDS encoding alpha/beta fold hydrolase: MTTATQALPAPAPGSAAERLEGFTHRYADAGGVRLHYVIGGQGPAVLLLHGWPFTWIQWRALMRPLAGRGFTVIAPDLRGSGDSDKPTGPYTKRDEAEDLHHLVRHLALTDVSVVGADIGTMVAHAYALAYPDEVRRLVLTEALLPGYGLEARMNPATGGFWHFGFHAQAELAAMLTAGKEEEYLGGYWAMMSTGGLTDEDRAQLLRAYCAPGGMRGGFEHYATLAEDGRAARAAGRLAMPVLVLSGEHGLPQQGLLDGARQAAADVRADIVPAAGHAIAADNPSWLAERLARFLLSDGTA, from the coding sequence GTGACCACGGCCACGCAGGCGCTCCCGGCGCCTGCTCCCGGCAGCGCCGCAGAGCGACTGGAAGGCTTCACCCACCGGTACGCGGACGCCGGTGGCGTGCGCCTGCACTATGTGATCGGCGGGCAGGGCCCGGCCGTCCTGCTCCTGCACGGCTGGCCCTTCACCTGGATCCAGTGGCGCGCCCTGATGCGGCCACTGGCTGGGCGAGGCTTCACCGTGATCGCCCCCGACCTGCGCGGCTCGGGCGACTCGGACAAGCCGACGGGCCCCTACACCAAACGCGACGAAGCCGAAGACCTTCACCACCTCGTACGTCATCTCGCGCTCACCGACGTGAGCGTGGTCGGCGCCGACATCGGCACGATGGTCGCCCACGCCTACGCCCTGGCCTACCCGGACGAGGTACGCCGCTTGGTGCTGACCGAAGCGCTCCTGCCCGGCTACGGGCTGGAGGCGCGGATGAACCCCGCGACTGGTGGGTTCTGGCACTTCGGCTTCCATGCCCAGGCCGAACTCGCAGCCATGCTCACCGCCGGCAAGGAGGAGGAGTACCTCGGCGGCTACTGGGCGATGATGTCCACTGGTGGACTCACGGACGAGGATCGAGCGCAGCTGCTCCGCGCCTACTGTGCGCCGGGAGGGATGCGCGGCGGGTTCGAGCACTACGCCACCCTCGCCGAGGACGGCCGCGCCGCCCGCGCCGCCGGTCGTCTGGCGATGCCGGTCCTGGTGCTCAGCGGCGAACACGGACTGCCGCAGCAGGGCCTGCTCGACGGCGCCCGGCAGGCCGCAGCCGATGTGCGCGCCGACATCGTCCCCGCGGCCGGTCACGCCATCGCCGCCGACAATCCCTCCTGGCTCGCAGAGCGCCTCGCCCGCTTCCTCCTGTCGGACGGCACCGCCTGA
- a CDS encoding MarR family winged helix-turn-helix transcriptional regulator has protein sequence MDNAAPLNPDAPLNPDEMLLWQSLGRLVHALPRVLEDDMTRTAGMSMTEFAVLLTLSQASDSRMRMSELAAATGLTPSRITRVVDVLRTHGLVSKQRHGSDARGNETVLTDLGRSRIESAQPAHLASARRRVLDHVPADLVPTVATVLAALTDATISPRNPSGKQAPPERRPSTDR, from the coding sequence GTGGACAACGCCGCTCCGCTGAACCCCGATGCCCCGCTGAACCCCGATGAGATGCTGCTGTGGCAGTCCCTCGGGCGCCTGGTCCACGCCCTGCCCCGGGTGCTGGAAGACGACATGACGCGCACCGCCGGCATGTCGATGACGGAGTTCGCCGTTCTGCTCACGCTCAGCCAGGCTTCCGACAGCCGGATGCGCATGTCGGAACTGGCCGCCGCCACCGGGCTCACCCCCTCGCGCATCACCCGCGTCGTCGACGTGCTCCGCACCCACGGCCTGGTCTCCAAGCAACGCCACGGCTCCGATGCGCGCGGCAACGAGACCGTGCTCACCGACCTCGGCCGCAGCCGAATCGAGTCGGCCCAGCCCGCTCACCTGGCCAGCGCCAGGCGCCGCGTCCTCGACCACGTCCCCGCCGACCTCGTGCCAACCGTCGCCACCGTCCTGGCCGCCCTCACCGACGCCACGATCAGCCCGCGAAACCCCTCTGGAAAACAAGCCCCTCCAGAGCGGCGCCCGAGCACGGACCGGTAA
- a CDS encoding sensor histidine kinase yields MGDDCPLGRSPCGWAGCRGWDVRVIDNGRGIPPQDRQRVTEMFSGLHRDVEGSGLGLATCRRIATAHGGTLRLEETPGGRHHRRLPPAHQGRLRPARRMARNASPAPEMTTRRPAGKERPPWPPHACPHISRTRQPRRSERSTAP; encoded by the coding sequence ATGGGCGATGACTGTCCGCTTGGGCGTAGCCCTTGCGGTTGGGCCGGATGCCGTGGGTGGGACGTCCGTGTCATCGACAACGGCCGGGGCATCCCGCCGCAGGACCGGCAGCGGGTGACGGAGATGTTCAGCGGCCTGCACCGCGACGTCGAGGGCTCCGGCTTGGGACTGGCCACCTGCCGGCGCATCGCCACCGCCCACGGCGGCACCCTGCGTCTGGAGGAGACCCCCGGGGGGCGGCACCACCGCCGTCTTCCACCTGCCCACCAAGGCCGACTCCGACCCGCGCGACGGATGGCACGAAACGCAAGCCCCGCCCCTGAGATGACCACGCGCCGTCCCGCGGGAAAGGAACGCCCTCCATGGCCTCCCCACGCTTGCCCGCACATCTCGCGGACCAGGCAGCCGAGGCGGTCCGAACGCTCAACGGCTCCTTGA
- a CDS encoding helix-turn-helix transcriptional regulator, producing MTDNQLGEFLRARRAAVRPDEVGMPSHGVRRVAGLRREEVAVLAGVNADYYTRLEQGRERHPSAQVVDALSRALLLDTDAQAHLHQLSGTAPSQRPVAATDQVAPALRALLDGYPSTPAFVINPILDILAANALAEALYSPFEPKDNLARMVFLDPAGRPFHPRWDRTAETVVGHLRQASGADPGSPRLRALVGELSTRSTDFARLWNTHTVRGKTRENKHFHHPDVGGLTLTHHAFDVRDAPGQQLIIYHAEHGSPSAEALSLLGSVHATANRTHRSAG from the coding sequence ATGACCGACAACCAGCTGGGTGAGTTCCTGCGGGCGCGCCGTGCGGCCGTGCGGCCGGACGAGGTCGGGATGCCGAGCCACGGCGTGCGAAGGGTGGCCGGGCTGCGCCGCGAAGAGGTCGCCGTACTGGCAGGGGTGAACGCGGACTACTACACCCGGCTGGAACAGGGCCGCGAACGCCACCCGTCCGCGCAGGTGGTGGATGCGCTCAGCCGCGCGCTGCTGCTGGACACAGACGCCCAGGCGCACCTTCACCAACTGTCCGGAACCGCGCCGTCCCAGCGGCCCGTCGCCGCCACCGACCAGGTCGCCCCCGCCCTGCGCGCCCTGCTGGACGGCTACCCCAGCACTCCGGCGTTCGTCATCAACCCGATCCTGGACATCCTGGCCGCCAACGCCCTGGCCGAGGCGCTGTACTCCCCCTTTGAACCGAAGGACAACCTGGCCCGCATGGTCTTCCTCGACCCGGCAGGCCGGCCGTTCCACCCCCGATGGGACCGGACAGCCGAGACGGTGGTGGGGCACCTGCGCCAGGCGTCCGGCGCCGATCCGGGCAGTCCACGCCTACGGGCTCTCGTAGGCGAACTCAGCACGCGCAGCACGGACTTCGCCCGGCTGTGGAACACCCACACCGTGCGCGGCAAGACCCGGGAAAACAAGCACTTCCACCACCCGGACGTCGGCGGCCTGACCCTCACCCACCACGCATTCGACGTGCGGGACGCCCCCGGCCAGCAGTTGATCATCTACCATGCCGAACACGGCAGCCCCAGCGCCGAGGCACTCAGCCTGCTCGGCTCCGTGCACGCCACAGCCAACCGCACCCATCGGTCCGCCGGGTGA
- a CDS encoding SDR family oxidoreductase encodes MPDQTVKVVAITGASSGIGEATARRLAADGHRLFLGARRTDRLDQLVTEITATGGTAATQRLDVTEAADVQDFVAAAKERYGRVDVMVNNAGVMPLSPLEALRTEEWNRMIDVNMRGVLHGISAALPVMRAQGGGHIVNIASVGAHEVSPTAAVYCATKFAVRAISEGLRQESAGDIRVTLVSPGVTESELADSIADPAARAAMRAYRAVALPASAIADAVAYAISQPPHVDVNEIVVRPAASAQ; translated from the coding sequence ATGCCGGACCAGACAGTCAAGGTCGTAGCGATCACCGGTGCCAGCAGCGGGATCGGCGAGGCGACCGCCCGCCGGCTCGCCGCCGACGGCCACCGCCTGTTCCTGGGAGCACGGCGCACCGATCGCCTGGACCAGCTCGTCACGGAGATCACCGCCACGGGCGGCACGGCGGCGACCCAGCGCCTGGACGTCACCGAGGCCGCCGATGTCCAGGACTTCGTGGCAGCGGCCAAAGAGCGCTACGGCCGCGTGGACGTGATGGTCAACAACGCCGGGGTGATGCCGCTGTCGCCGCTGGAGGCGCTCAGGACGGAGGAGTGGAACCGCATGATCGACGTGAACATGCGGGGTGTCCTGCACGGCATCTCCGCCGCCTTGCCCGTGATGCGCGCGCAGGGCGGCGGGCACATCGTGAACATCGCCTCCGTCGGGGCGCACGAGGTCTCTCCCACCGCGGCCGTCTACTGCGCCACCAAGTTCGCGGTCCGTGCGATCTCGGAGGGCCTGCGTCAGGAGTCCGCCGGTGACATTCGGGTCACGTTGGTCTCGCCGGGCGTCACGGAGTCCGAACTCGCCGACAGCATCGCGGACCCGGCCGCCCGGGCGGCCATGCGGGCCTACCGCGCCGTGGCCCTGCCGGCCTCCGCAATCGCGGACGCCGTCGCCTATGCGATCTCCCAGCCGCCGCACGTCGACGTCAACGAGATCGTCGTACGACCTGCAGCGAGCGCCCAGTGA
- a CDS encoding nuclear transport factor 2 family protein gives MLHTHPLDDLARRVRDLEDRDALRALMIRGWRALDRKDWRTWSACWAEDAVLEFGPWQRIQGREAIRAKVQEAESPCTSIQHHILNMHVDVAGDRATGIGYMWFVAVTAPGRTSAPYSMGGPYDWEFRRNGNGWLLTRQRLGVLWTDGDDTLRALEPE, from the coding sequence ATGCTGCACACCCACCCTCTTGACGACCTGGCGCGCAGAGTGCGGGACCTGGAGGACCGGGACGCCCTGCGCGCCCTCATGATCCGCGGTTGGCGGGCACTGGACCGCAAGGACTGGCGGACCTGGTCCGCGTGCTGGGCCGAAGACGCCGTGCTGGAGTTCGGGCCCTGGCAGCGAATCCAGGGAAGGGAGGCCATCCGCGCGAAGGTGCAGGAGGCCGAGTCGCCTTGCACGAGCATCCAGCACCACATCCTCAACATGCACGTAGACGTGGCGGGCGACCGGGCAACCGGCATCGGATACATGTGGTTCGTCGCCGTCACCGCTCCCGGGAGAACCTCCGCCCCCTACTCCATGGGCGGCCCCTACGACTGGGAGTTCCGCCGGAACGGGAACGGCTGGCTCTTGACCCGGCAGCGGCTCGGGGTCTTGTGGACCGATGGCGACGACACCCTGCGAGCCCTCGAACCGGAGTGA